Proteins encoded by one window of Mesorhizobium sp. INR15:
- a CDS encoding LysR family transcriptional regulator — protein MVARPERLVWDLDWNLLRTFVVIAEVKSITRAAERLNLKQPSVSNALRRLEDRVGRRLVERDATRFELTEVGKLLYEQSIEVFGTISQLPLLMRGVSDDVTGHVMIATASHVVSPLFDRALSEFHSNYPRASITISVAASTEVTKQVRERRASFGVCLVSQRDPALDYHMVYREFFGFFCGPRHRFYGKTGLTLADLRGEPSVSFQTDSIADALRPVALLRSEARLDADVVGVSSSLEEVRRMIVAGLGIGPLPLHVARRDVADGMLWRLPPYDAPPAIDIFLLVNADKAMNRAEKALLSGLQAIIAETPLEDRVYSG, from the coding sequence ATGGTTGCGCGCCCCGAACGCCTGGTCTGGGACCTTGACTGGAACCTCCTGCGGACCTTCGTTGTCATCGCCGAGGTCAAGAGCATCACCCGCGCCGCCGAGCGCCTCAACCTCAAGCAGCCGAGTGTCAGCAACGCCTTGCGGCGCCTGGAGGATCGGGTTGGCCGCCGGCTGGTTGAGCGCGACGCGACACGCTTCGAACTGACCGAGGTCGGCAAGCTGCTCTATGAGCAGAGCATCGAGGTGTTCGGCACCATATCGCAATTGCCGCTGTTGATGCGCGGCGTCAGCGACGATGTCACGGGACATGTGATGATCGCCACCGCCAGCCATGTCGTGTCGCCGCTGTTTGATCGCGCGCTGTCGGAGTTCCACAGCAACTATCCGCGCGCCAGCATCACCATTTCCGTGGCGGCGAGCACCGAAGTGACCAAGCAGGTGCGGGAGCGGCGCGCGTCCTTCGGCGTCTGCCTGGTCAGCCAGCGCGACCCGGCGCTCGATTATCACATGGTCTACCGGGAATTCTTCGGCTTCTTCTGCGGGCCGCGGCACAGGTTTTATGGCAAGACGGGACTGACATTGGCTGACCTGCGCGGTGAGCCGTCCGTCTCCTTCCAGACCGATTCGATTGCGGATGCATTGCGCCCGGTGGCGCTGCTGCGCAGTGAGGCGAGGCTGGACGCCGATGTCGTTGGCGTCTCCTCCAGCCTGGAGGAAGTCAGGCGCATGATTGTCGCAGGGCTCGGCATCGGCCCGCTGCCTTTGCATGTGGCGCGGCGCGATGTGGCGGATGGGATGCTCTGGCGGCTGCCGCCCTATGACGCGCCGCCGGCCATCGACATCTTCCTGCTGGTCAATGCTGACAAGGCGATGAACCGTGCCGAGAAGGCGTTGCTGTCTGGGCTGCAGGCGATCATTGCCGAGACGCCCCTCGAGGATCGCGTCTACAGCGGTTGA
- a CDS encoding phosphodiester glycosidase family protein, whose translation MDFLTLLQSAPLLLALAKGALPSVAALGMGFGQWVTSLPPCRDFAFETSGYLICEVDPKRYQIEFFWKDSAGQPYHSLHNLEAAQQAAGRTMLFGINAGMYHPNLDPVGLYVEHGQEMTSVKVGTGSGNFSMQPNGIFYLADGKAAVRSTKSLLGRRPRLEFATQSGPMLVIDGQLHPKFRPDSTSRKTRDGVGVRDDGVAVFAISNGTVTFHEFARLFRDALGCRNALFLDGSISSLLAPAVGRNDDYWNLGPMIGVFRKHG comes from the coding sequence ATGGATTTTTTGACCCTCCTGCAATCGGCGCCATTGCTGTTGGCGTTGGCAAAGGGCGCGCTACCATCGGTGGCCGCTCTCGGCATGGGCTTTGGCCAATGGGTGACATCGCTGCCGCCATGCCGGGATTTCGCCTTCGAGACATCAGGCTATCTCATCTGCGAGGTTGATCCGAAGCGATACCAGATCGAATTCTTCTGGAAGGATTCCGCCGGCCAGCCCTACCATTCGCTGCACAATCTGGAAGCTGCACAGCAGGCAGCGGGGCGCACCATGCTGTTCGGCATCAACGCTGGGATGTATCACCCCAACCTCGATCCGGTCGGGCTCTATGTGGAGCACGGCCAGGAAATGACATCGGTGAAGGTCGGGACGGGCAGCGGTAATTTTTCGATGCAGCCGAACGGTATTTTCTATCTGGCCGATGGCAAGGCCGCTGTCCGTTCGACGAAGAGTTTGCTCGGTCGGCGTCCACGGCTGGAATTTGCCACGCAGTCCGGACCCATGCTGGTCATCGATGGCCAGCTTCATCCAAAATTCCGACCGGACAGCACGTCGCGCAAAACCCGTGACGGCGTTGGGGTACGCGATGACGGTGTCGCCGTCTTCGCGATTTCAAACGGGACCGTGACATTCCATGAATTCGCGCGGCTCTTTCGCGATGCGCTGGGCTGCCGGAATGCGCTGTTCCTCGATGGCTCGATATCGAGCCTGCTCGCCCCCGCCGTTGGCCGCAACGACGATTACTGGAATCTCGGGCCGATGATCGGTGTTTTCAGGAAACATGGCTAG
- a CDS encoding thioesterase family protein, whose product MSTALVTFVGMAHPWMCDTMGHMNVRHYAGMFDDASFQLLGHIAAKDGNEGGIGWADVRYEVDYRHETKAGALLTIRSHVVKVGRSSITFEQVMSGSLDGVVHAVGRTTSVRFDLTARASVPLDDAMRERALALLVEQPAQPL is encoded by the coding sequence ATGAGCACAGCTCTCGTCACCTTCGTCGGCATGGCTCACCCCTGGATGTGCGACACGATGGGCCACATGAATGTGCGCCACTACGCAGGCATGTTCGACGATGCCAGCTTCCAGTTGCTTGGCCACATCGCCGCCAAGGACGGCAATGAAGGCGGCATCGGCTGGGCCGATGTTCGCTACGAGGTCGATTATCGCCACGAGACCAAGGCTGGCGCGCTGCTCACCATCCGCTCGCATGTGGTGAAGGTCGGCCGCTCCTCCATTACTTTCGAACAGGTGATGTCGGGATCGCTGGACGGCGTCGTGCACGCCGTGGGACGAACGACCAGCGTGCGCTTCGACCTCACTGCGCGTGCTTCCGTGCCATTGGATGACGCCATGCGCGAACGCGCGTTGGCGTTGCTTGTCGAGCAACCTGCTCAACCGCTGTAG
- a CDS encoding GFA family protein, which translates to MTKYQGGCLCGAVRYHAEAEPLNERICHCRVCQKAIGAAFNARVLFRIDDVTIDGPLATVNSSPELKRGFCPGCGTTMFSRRDSAGIIGVTTGSLDDPSVFQPQMHIFTGSKQPWVVLDDGLPQYEGAPPPA; encoded by the coding sequence ATGACAAAATATCAGGGCGGGTGCCTGTGTGGAGCGGTGCGCTACCACGCCGAGGCAGAGCCGCTCAACGAGCGCATTTGCCATTGCCGGGTCTGCCAGAAGGCGATCGGTGCCGCCTTCAATGCGCGCGTGCTGTTTCGCATCGATGACGTGACGATCGACGGACCGTTGGCAACCGTGAATTCCTCACCCGAGCTAAAACGTGGCTTTTGCCCGGGTTGCGGCACGACGATGTTTTCCCGGCGGGATTCAGCCGGCATCATCGGCGTCACCACCGGCTCACTCGACGACCCCTCGGTGTTCCAGCCGCAGATGCACATCTTCACCGGTTCCAAACAGCCCTGGGTCGTGCTCGATGACGGGTTGCCGCAATACGAAGGCGCGCCGCCGCCGGCCTGA
- a CDS encoding undecaprenyl-diphosphate phosphatase, with translation MAGMCTQGLDTGFAGLGYAKVAFLGLVQGITELLPISSTAHMRIVPAVLGWQDPGSAFSAAMQLAALAAVVSYFWSDVRDIVFGSLGALARRDFADRYFRLATWIVLATIPIVIAGIALSGVLNACDSPLRSLTVIGWACVVMAILLALAEIYASHRRTVDDASLTDALLIGVAQVGALIPGVSRSGSTLTAALGLGFKRAEAARFSFLLGLPAIALAGLKELWELHKVHLDAHGWSVLAVGLVVASISAFFAIWGLMRVLERFSAWPFVIYRGVLGVVLLLSVAMGWLV, from the coding sequence ATGGCCGGCATGTGTACTCAAGGGTTGGACACCGGCTTCGCCGGTCTCGGATATGCCAAGGTGGCGTTTCTCGGCCTTGTGCAAGGCATCACCGAACTCTTGCCGATCTCGTCGACCGCCCATATGCGCATCGTGCCGGCTGTGCTTGGCTGGCAGGATCCCGGCTCCGCCTTCTCCGCCGCCATGCAACTCGCGGCGCTGGCCGCGGTGGTCAGCTACTTCTGGAGCGATGTCAGGGACATCGTCTTCGGCTCGCTTGGCGCTCTGGCGCGGCGCGATTTCGCTGACCGGTATTTCCGTCTCGCAACCTGGATTGTGTTGGCGACGATCCCGATCGTCATCGCCGGCATTGCGCTGTCGGGCGTGCTCAACGCCTGCGACTCGCCGCTGCGCAGCCTGACCGTCATCGGCTGGGCCTGCGTCGTCATGGCGATCCTGCTGGCGCTGGCCGAGATCTATGCGAGCCACAGGCGCACTGTCGATGACGCATCGCTCACCGATGCGCTGCTGATTGGCGTTGCTCAGGTCGGCGCACTGATCCCCGGCGTCTCGCGCTCTGGCTCCACGCTGACGGCGGCCCTTGGACTCGGCTTCAAGCGGGCGGAGGCGGCGCGCTTCTCGTTTCTGCTTGGCCTGCCGGCCATAGCACTTGCCGGTCTCAAGGAGCTTTGGGAACTGCACAAGGTTCATCTCGACGCACATGGCTGGTCGGTTCTGGCGGTGGGGCTGGTCGTCGCCTCGATTTCCGCCTTTTTCGCCATCTGGGGCCTGATGCGAGTGCTTGAACGCTTCTCCGCGTGGCCGTTCGTCATCTATCGCGGTGTGCTCGGCGTGGTTCTGTTGTTGAGCGTTGCCATGGGATGGCTCGTCTAA
- a CDS encoding DUF1402 family protein: MTALQRLLLVLLLAAAPCGTALAADTLVVVPPGNRAETQPPIPDASANRTRAFKTTYDEKYEKIIALLKREKKLIAHIKQVAALYDIDPIHIVGALVGEHTYNVTAVGSVQTYYVKALSYSGLDFSFRYKGVPVQTFVERPEFAACAQAKGGAALWSCRDQVWIEHFRGKTVDGVTYEALSFQQAFFQPFFAGQTFGLGQISPLTALQVTDLVNKVSGYDRLTPDRPQAIYRDVMDPDRSIVYIAAIVRDAIDAYKEQGFDISANPGITATLYNVGQPRQRAAELRAAVASGKGRRLPVENYYGWLVNEKLDELRSVLDSGS, from the coding sequence ATGACTGCCTTGCAGCGGCTTCTCCTGGTCCTCCTGCTCGCTGCCGCTCCATGCGGCACGGCGCTCGCGGCCGATACACTTGTCGTCGTCCCGCCCGGCAACCGCGCGGAAACACAGCCGCCGATACCGGATGCATCGGCGAACCGAACCCGCGCGTTCAAAACCACCTATGACGAGAAATACGAAAAGATCATCGCGCTGCTGAAGCGTGAGAAGAAGCTGATCGCGCATATCAAGCAGGTGGCGGCCCTCTACGATATCGACCCGATCCACATCGTCGGCGCACTGGTCGGCGAACACACCTACAATGTCACCGCTGTCGGGTCGGTCCAGACTTATTATGTCAAGGCGCTGTCCTACTCCGGGCTCGACTTTTCCTTCCGCTACAAGGGTGTGCCAGTGCAGACTTTTGTCGAGCGGCCGGAATTCGCCGCCTGCGCACAGGCAAAAGGCGGCGCGGCGCTCTGGAGCTGCCGCGACCAGGTATGGATCGAGCATTTTCGCGGCAAGACGGTAGATGGCGTCACCTATGAGGCGCTGTCCTTCCAGCAGGCATTCTTCCAGCCCTTCTTCGCCGGCCAGACATTCGGGCTTGGACAGATCAGCCCGCTGACCGCGCTGCAGGTCACCGATCTCGTCAACAAGGTCAGCGGCTATGACAGGCTGACGCCCGACCGCCCGCAGGCGATCTATCGTGACGTCATGGATCCCGACCGCAGCATCGTCTACATCGCCGCCATCGTGCGCGACGCCATCGATGCCTACAAGGAACAAGGTTTCGACATTTCCGCCAATCCTGGCATCACCGCGACGCTCTACAATGTCGGCCAGCCCAGGCAGCGCGCTGCTGAACTGCGCGCCGCCGTGGCGAGCGGCAAGGGCCGCAGGCTGCCGGTGGAGAATTATTACGGCTGGCTGGTAAACGAGAAGCTGGATGAGTTGAGAAGCGTCCTAGACAGCGGCAGCTAG
- a CDS encoding DedA family protein, whose translation MQSFVDQSVSFIENHQAWAGLVVGLLAFGESLVLVGILLPGTTVLIIVGGLVGAGIVQPLPVLLAAMIGAILGDTISYFLGKWLGRGVVHKWPLNRYRREVARARLFFHRYGSAAVFVGRFFGPVRATVPLVAGMMGMNRLRFQIANILSAIVWAPVVLSPGWLAARGADSFARFDATSLSGAVMIAAISAIIVAVIAVKLRYRGKRDR comes from the coding sequence GTGCAGTCGTTCGTCGACCAGAGCGTTTCTTTCATCGAGAACCATCAGGCCTGGGCTGGGCTCGTGGTCGGACTGCTGGCCTTCGGCGAATCGCTGGTGCTGGTCGGCATCCTTTTGCCCGGCACCACGGTGCTGATCATCGTCGGCGGGCTTGTGGGTGCGGGCATCGTTCAACCCCTGCCCGTCCTGCTCGCCGCGATGATCGGCGCAATTCTCGGCGACACCATCTCCTATTTCCTCGGCAAATGGCTCGGGAGAGGTGTCGTCCACAAATGGCCGCTCAACCGCTATCGCCGTGAAGTCGCCAGGGCGCGGCTGTTTTTTCACCGCTATGGTTCTGCCGCCGTCTTCGTCGGCCGCTTCTTCGGCCCCGTGCGTGCCACCGTGCCGCTGGTCGCAGGCATGATGGGTATGAACCGCCTCCGCTTCCAGATCGCCAATATCCTGTCGGCGATCGTGTGGGCACCGGTCGTGCTGTCGCCGGGATGGCTGGCGGCCAGGGGCGCTGATAGTTTCGCCAGATTCGATGCGACCAGCCTGTCCGGCGCAGTCATGATCGCTGCCATATCAGCGATCATCGTCGCGGTGATCGCCGTCAAGCTGCGTTATCGCGGCAAGCGCGATCGCTAG
- a CDS encoding GH25 family lysozyme, with product MRLSGIPSFLIVSLCLAGCSSTSGMEALDIQKPSSETTSSVVRPSAPIASAPMARASKAPSKTQDVAEAEPSAEIDRPFGLAEEETVAFAAPALTDSAEPQVEPAALVSPPKLLSRAAPAMLAGPLTRYGFRDAKPINFGKSSPRHLAVHGVDVSRWQGNVNWEKLRGQGANFAYIKATDGGDHLDPMFMKNWRNAEAAGLKRGAYHFFYWCRTAGEQADWFIRNVPKMDGALPPVIDVEWNGESSCKRRPSREKVLEKMQVFMDKLERHYGQRPIIYTAPDFYRDNLRGEFLDYSFWVRAVAQHPSKVYPGRKWLFWQYSGSGLSHGVTGRIDLNVFHGDERQWRNFAGGRQTVADAN from the coding sequence ATGCGGCTATCGGGCATCCCCAGTTTCTTGATCGTATCACTGTGCCTTGCAGGATGTTCGTCGACATCCGGCATGGAGGCACTGGACATTCAAAAGCCGTCGAGCGAGACGACCAGTTCGGTCGTGCGGCCGAGTGCACCGATTGCTTCAGCTCCGATGGCCAGGGCCAGCAAGGCGCCCAGCAAGACACAAGATGTGGCCGAAGCAGAGCCTTCGGCTGAAATCGATCGCCCGTTTGGTTTGGCCGAGGAAGAGACCGTGGCGTTTGCCGCGCCCGCCCTGACCGACAGCGCCGAGCCACAGGTGGAGCCGGCTGCGCTCGTGTCGCCGCCAAAGCTTCTGTCGAGGGCGGCTCCCGCGATGCTTGCCGGGCCGCTCACGCGCTACGGCTTTCGCGATGCCAAGCCAATCAATTTCGGCAAGTCGTCGCCCCGGCATCTTGCCGTCCATGGCGTCGATGTCTCGCGCTGGCAAGGCAACGTCAATTGGGAAAAGCTGCGTGGCCAGGGCGCCAATTTCGCCTACATCAAGGCGACTGATGGCGGCGACCATCTCGATCCGATGTTCATGAAGAACTGGCGCAATGCCGAAGCAGCCGGCCTGAAGCGCGGCGCCTATCATTTCTTCTACTGGTGCCGCACCGCCGGCGAGCAGGCCGACTGGTTCATCCGCAATGTGCCGAAGATGGATGGTGCCTTGCCGCCGGTCATCGACGTCGAATGGAACGGTGAGTCCAGCTGCAAGCGGCGTCCGTCTCGCGAAAAGGTGCTGGAGAAGATGCAGGTCTTCATGGACAAGCTGGAACGCCATTACGGCCAGCGGCCCATCATCTACACCGCGCCCGATTTCTACCGCGACAACCTTCGGGGTGAATTCCTCGACTACTCATTCTGGGTGCGCGCCGTGGCACAGCACCCGTCAAAGGTCTATCCGGGCCGCAAGTGGCTGTTCTGGCAATATTCCGGCTCCGGCCTGTCGCATGGCGTCACCGGGCGCATCGATCTCAACGTCTTCCACGGCGACGAGCGGCAATGGCGCAATTTTGCCGGTGGACGGCAGACGGTGGCTGACGCGAACTGA
- a CDS encoding alpha/beta fold hydrolase — protein sequence MSKTLIFAIIASAAALLASPGTINAEEVKPAMTTETNALPKPEKSGLLPIDGLNYYYAIYGKGEPLLLLHGGLGTSDMFAPLLPKLAEHRAVIVVDLQGHGRTALGDRPFGLEAMGNDMAEIVKALGHDQVDVMGYSLGGGVAFRMAVQHPEAVRRLVLVSTGYAADGFYPEMRGQQAQVSAAAADFLKGTPMYKSYMAVAPRPQDFPKLLDALGNFMRHDYDYSADVAKLKMPVMLAYGDSDMYRPEHEIKFYQMLGGGLKDAGWMRENLSQNRLAILPNRTHYDVFFAPELTAAALPFLNGETKVKTWDDVVNEAK from the coding sequence ATGTCCAAAACCTTGATTTTCGCCATTATTGCCTCGGCGGCAGCGCTTCTCGCGTCACCGGGCACCATCAATGCAGAGGAGGTAAAACCTGCCATGACGACCGAAACGAATGCACTGCCGAAGCCGGAAAAGTCCGGTTTGCTGCCGATCGACGGCCTGAACTACTACTACGCCATCTACGGCAAGGGTGAGCCGCTGCTCCTGTTGCATGGTGGTCTCGGCACCTCGGACATGTTCGCGCCGCTCCTGCCGAAACTCGCCGAACACCGAGCGGTCATCGTCGTCGACCTGCAGGGCCACGGCCGCACGGCGCTTGGCGACCGGCCGTTCGGCCTTGAAGCGATGGGCAATGACATGGCTGAGATCGTCAAGGCGCTCGGCCATGACCAGGTCGATGTCATGGGCTATTCGCTGGGGGGCGGTGTCGCTTTCCGCATGGCCGTCCAGCATCCCGAGGCGGTGCGCCGGCTGGTGCTGGTTTCGACCGGCTACGCCGCTGACGGCTTCTATCCGGAGATGCGCGGCCAGCAGGCGCAGGTTAGCGCCGCGGCGGCGGATTTCCTGAAGGGCACGCCGATGTACAAGTCCTACATGGCGGTCGCGCCGCGCCCGCAGGATTTCCCGAAGCTGCTTGATGCCCTCGGCAACTTCATGCGTCACGACTACGATTATTCCGCTGATGTCGCCAAGCTGAAGATGCCGGTCATGCTCGCCTATGGCGACAGCGACATGTACCGGCCCGAGCATGAGATCAAGTTTTACCAGATGCTCGGCGGTGGGTTGAAGGACGCGGGATGGATGCGTGAGAACCTGTCGCAGAACCGCCTGGCGATCCTGCCCAACCGCACCCACTACGACGTCTTCTTCGCGCCTGAACTGACGGCCGCCGCGCTGCCGTTCCTCAACGGCGAGACCAAGGTGAAGACCTGGGACGACGTGGTCAACGAAGCTAAGTGA
- a CDS encoding SRPBCC family protein, translating into MTTKLDVTPTNDRELVLGRIIDAPRDNVYRCWSETKLLTQWFAPKPWTTPRAEMDVRTCGSSLVIMAGPDGNEFPNPGVFLEVIPGKKIVFTDAYTAAWEPSEKPFMTAVLTFEDEGEGKTRYVVRVRHWSVADREQHEKMGFHEGWGQCADQLEELAKTL; encoded by the coding sequence ATGACCACCAAGCTCGATGTCACCCCCACCAATGACCGCGAACTGGTTCTTGGCCGCATCATCGATGCGCCGCGCGACAACGTCTATCGTTGCTGGAGCGAAACCAAGCTGTTGACGCAGTGGTTCGCGCCGAAGCCGTGGACGACGCCGCGCGCCGAAATGGATGTACGCACCTGCGGTTCCAGCCTGGTCATCATGGCTGGTCCGGACGGCAACGAATTCCCGAACCCAGGCGTCTTCCTCGAAGTCATTCCAGGCAAGAAGATCGTCTTCACCGACGCCTACACAGCGGCATGGGAGCCATCGGAGAAGCCATTCATGACCGCAGTGTTGACGTTCGAGGACGAAGGCGAGGGCAAGACCCGTTATGTCGTTCGGGTCCGGCATTGGAGCGTCGCTGACCGCGAGCAGCACGAGAAAATGGGTTTCCACGAGGGCTGGGGCCAGTGTGCCGATCAGCTCGAAGAACTCGCCAAGACGCTTTGA
- a CDS encoding ParB N-terminal domain-containing protein — MLKVQKVKVDDIYVPTARKKTLHPETVRHLAEDILENGMKTPIQVRHDGKRHILVEGLHRLEAAKWLGETMIDAYLVQAKRH, encoded by the coding sequence ATGCTGAAAGTGCAAAAGGTCAAGGTCGACGACATCTACGTGCCGACGGCACGCAAGAAGACGCTGCACCCCGAGACCGTACGGCACCTGGCAGAGGATATCCTGGAGAATGGCATGAAGACGCCGATCCAGGTCCGGCATGACGGCAAGCGCCACATCCTGGTCGAAGGATTGCATCGGCTGGAGGCGGCCAAGTGGCTCGGCGAAACCATGATCGACGCCTATCTGGTGCAGGCCAAACGGCACTAG
- a CDS encoding isopenicillin N synthase family oxygenase, whose translation MAQDIETIAIAALFGPPSPVRDRVDAEIMVAASGIGFMAIKDFPGDEWLTPEKRARLLRLFDLPDSEKQKLLRWNFDPTKKNVYRGWFPLQPSAVSYKEGIDMGPDLAHAASVPASDDPLREPTPLPTEATLPGWRAAAAAYYLAMEAVGNALMRSIARGLGLPETVFDADFNGGISTLRLIRYPLRDGNSVDVSGPEFSVIHKGESRTIIGREHADSGFVTLLAQDGVEGLQAKNLAGEWIDVPPADGTLAVNFGQLLQRWTGGRVRATRHRVIAPKTARLSIPFFYEPRVDARITPLPLADAEVFEPFLYGDYLWDAATNFVEMSGIKHLRQPRGANAPQ comes from the coding sequence ATGGCGCAAGATATAGAAACGATCGCGATCGCGGCCCTGTTCGGCCCACCCTCGCCCGTCCGTGACCGTGTCGATGCTGAGATCATGGTGGCCGCGTCCGGCATCGGCTTCATGGCGATCAAGGATTTTCCTGGCGACGAATGGCTGACACCGGAGAAACGGGCGCGACTGCTTCGGCTCTTCGATTTGCCGGACAGCGAGAAGCAGAAACTGCTGCGCTGGAACTTCGACCCCACGAAGAAGAACGTCTATCGCGGCTGGTTTCCATTGCAGCCCAGCGCCGTCTCCTACAAGGAAGGCATCGACATGGGACCGGACCTTGCCCATGCGGCGTCTGTCCCGGCCTCCGACGATCCCTTGCGCGAGCCGACGCCGCTGCCGACCGAGGCCACGCTGCCGGGCTGGCGCGCGGCGGCGGCGGCCTACTATCTGGCCATGGAGGCTGTCGGCAACGCGCTGATGCGATCGATCGCGCGCGGACTTGGCCTGCCGGAAACGGTCTTCGATGCCGACTTCAATGGCGGCATCTCGACACTGCGGCTGATCCGCTATCCCTTGCGCGACGGTAACAGTGTCGACGTTAGCGGACCGGAATTCTCGGTCATCCACAAAGGCGAAAGCCGCACCATAATCGGTCGAGAGCACGCCGATTCCGGCTTCGTGACGCTGCTGGCGCAAGACGGGGTCGAAGGCCTGCAGGCGAAGAACCTCGCCGGCGAATGGATCGATGTTCCGCCTGCGGACGGCACGCTGGCGGTCAATTTCGGTCAACTTCTGCAACGCTGGACGGGCGGACGGGTCCGCGCGACACGGCACCGGGTGATTGCGCCGAAAACGGCGCGGCTCTCGATTCCATTCTTCTACGAGCCGCGCGTTGACGCCAGGATCACACCACTGCCGCTTGCCGATGCAGAGGTCTTCGAACCCTTTCTTTATGGCGACTATCTCTGGGACGCGGCGACGAATTTCGTCGAGATGAGCGGCATCAAGCACCTGAGGCAGCCGCGCGGGGCCAATGCCCCGCAATGA
- a CDS encoding DUF3592 domain-containing protein, producing MELKLLLVGFACAVAGMLSLITFVKWREVKAVSRWLPTPGKIISSRVEAREVKSSGAGSDTSNSTEIRNFPAITYEYKVGGKKFQSAHYSVQENLGNFEVTETLARFPRGAEVTVFYNPTNPAKAVIERTMPDGAFKFMVQLSAGLVVGALVLVFSVGGVLEAIGPHLPKPQNLGAAAFLLFMGLFILRMGFAQKSLADQAAKWPTTAGRIDASGLQALQIHGGYQRWRTVFRSRIVYSYGVANQRYSADRVTFGATVTASLPGLVSGQARRYAEGSKVDVHYDPANPGSAVLECRVRGLWLLWTCSVGFLGGAALLVGLV from the coding sequence TTGGAGCTCAAGCTGCTGTTGGTTGGGTTTGCCTGCGCTGTCGCCGGCATGCTGTCGCTCATCACCTTTGTGAAATGGCGAGAGGTCAAGGCGGTCAGCCGCTGGTTGCCGACGCCGGGGAAGATCATCTCGTCGCGTGTCGAAGCACGCGAGGTCAAAAGCTCGGGCGCGGGCTCCGACACCAGCAATTCCACCGAGATTCGCAATTTTCCGGCGATCACCTATGAGTACAAGGTGGGCGGCAAGAAATTTCAAAGCGCGCATTATAGCGTGCAGGAAAACCTCGGAAATTTCGAAGTCACGGAAACCCTTGCGCGGTTTCCACGCGGCGCCGAAGTGACCGTGTTTTATAACCCGACCAATCCGGCCAAGGCCGTCATCGAGCGCACCATGCCGGATGGCGCTTTCAAGTTCATGGTCCAGCTTTCGGCTGGTCTGGTGGTCGGAGCCTTGGTGCTGGTGTTTTCCGTCGGGGGTGTGCTCGAAGCGATCGGGCCGCATCTGCCCAAGCCGCAAAACCTGGGTGCGGCGGCATTCCTGCTGTTCATGGGCCTGTTTATCCTGCGCATGGGCTTCGCCCAGAAGTCGCTTGCCGATCAGGCGGCAAAATGGCCGACCACCGCCGGCCGCATCGATGCGTCAGGTCTTCAGGCACTCCAAATCCATGGCGGCTATCAACGCTGGCGCACCGTCTTCCGGTCTCGCATCGTCTACAGCTACGGCGTCGCCAACCAGCGCTACAGCGCCGATCGGGTGACCTTCGGTGCCACCGTGACGGCCTCGCTGCCCGGCCTCGTCAGCGGACAGGCCCGGCGTTATGCCGAGGGCAGCAAGGTCGACGTGCACTACGACCCCGCCAATCCCGGCTCGGCGGTGCTCGAATGCCGGGTGCGCGGCCTCTGGTTGCTTTGGACCTGTTCGGTAGGCTTTCTCGGCGGCGCGGCCTTGCTCGTTGGGCTGGTTTGA